In Chromatiales bacterium 21-64-14, a single genomic region encodes these proteins:
- a CDS encoding lactate permease yields MFTQVLSPAGPLWLTFVVAVIPLAVLLLLLPVLRRSAWITFWGVMIFNTLVITGMFERFRVWLVSVGTADVRIQTLLFAWAFGALLEGLVGFGYPWAFVAPILIALGIPELDSLRVAAIANNAPVSYGALGTPIIALAAVTGLPLLALSGSVGKVVALLAFLPPWILIYLVAGKRGLRDGWPLAIVASLGYIAGQLPVAVFVGPYLPDVAGAIVAFIVILLFTRVWRPASILGYGGVPLSEAQMAEHGDHKVTGGELLNIWLPFIILIMVVVAGTGPWSHLPALKLFAAHVDAVSAVTGKTMSSAFLFTPFSGGTWILISWILITFVVGLQPAQYAEVFKRTFRQMWGALLVGFFIFGLAFVYNYSGMAGSLAYSLSRIGPWYILLAPVVGLIGVALSGSNTSTNAMFGTIQLMAGKLLNFPILLLPSLNSVGAEVGKPIAPQTASVGVSTTSYVRKEGTVIRYNFGWALVILGWLIIVGLFFYFVAPGAMML; encoded by the coding sequence TACCTTCTGGGGCGTGATGATCTTCAACACGCTGGTCATCACCGGCATGTTCGAGCGTTTCCGCGTCTGGCTGGTGAGCGTGGGCACCGCCGACGTGCGGATCCAAACACTGTTATTTGCCTGGGCGTTCGGCGCCCTGTTGGAGGGACTGGTCGGCTTCGGTTATCCGTGGGCGTTTGTGGCGCCGATCCTGATCGCACTCGGCATTCCGGAGCTCGATTCGCTGCGTGTGGCCGCCATCGCCAACAACGCGCCGGTTTCCTACGGCGCTCTTGGCACGCCGATCATTGCGCTTGCGGCGGTCACCGGTCTGCCGCTGCTGGCTCTTAGCGGCTCGGTCGGCAAAGTAGTGGCGTTGCTGGCGTTTCTGCCGCCGTGGATACTCATCTATCTCGTGGCCGGCAAGCGCGGACTGCGTGATGGCTGGCCGCTGGCGATCGTCGCTTCCCTCGGCTACATTGCCGGGCAGCTGCCAGTGGCGGTATTCGTCGGCCCCTATCTTCCCGACGTGGCCGGCGCCATCGTGGCCTTCATCGTTATCCTGCTGTTCACGCGCGTGTGGCGGCCGGCCAGCATACTTGGATACGGCGGCGTCCCGCTCAGTGAGGCGCAGATGGCTGAACACGGCGATCACAAGGTCACGGGTGGTGAGCTGCTCAATATCTGGCTGCCGTTCATCATCCTGATCATGGTCGTGGTGGCTGGCACCGGTCCCTGGTCGCACCTGCCCGCGCTCAAGCTGTTCGCGGCGCACGTGGATGCGGTCTCGGCGGTGACCGGTAAGACTATGAGTTCGGCATTTCTGTTCACGCCGTTCAGCGGAGGCACCTGGATTCTGATCTCCTGGATACTGATTACCTTCGTGGTGGGCCTCCAGCCCGCGCAATATGCCGAGGTGTTCAAACGTACCTTCCGCCAGATGTGGGGCGCGCTGCTGGTGGGCTTTTTCATTTTCGGTCTGGCCTTCGTGTACAACTACTCGGGCATGGCGGGGTCACTTGCCTACAGCCTGTCGCGTATCGGGCCGTGGTACATCCTGCTGGCTCCGGTGGTGGGACTGATCGGCGTGGCGCTGTCGGGCAGCAATACCTCCACCAATGCCATGTTCGGCACCATCCAGCTCATGGCTGGGAAACTGCTTAATTTTCCGATCCTGCTGCTGCCAAGCCTGAACTCGGTGGGCGCCGAAGTGGGCAAGCCGATCGCGCCGCAGACCGCGAGTGTGGGTGTGTCCACCACCAGTTACGTGCGCAAAGAGGGTACGGTGATCCGCTACAATTTCGGCTGGGCGCTGGTGATCCTCGGCTGGCTGATCATCGTGGGGCTGTTCTTTTACTTCGTCGCACCCGGAGCGATGATGCTCTGA